The proteins below are encoded in one region of Leptospira johnsonii:
- a CDS encoding class I SAM-dependent RNA methyltransferase produces MFDQEPFGVLEIENLLPNLRGEGTLGKRKIEIPYSLPGDVYDVYKFGKRKVFYKWNPTHLETRVSSPLCPSFGECGGCSGQHLPYPEQFKLTSEPILKGLENFNPIHKGVSPADSSYSYRNRMDFAVFPGRVVGLRMSGNFRRIVPIGNCSIQTDWANSEMPLFQKLLESFPELEYDRKKETGYLKYFTLRKSVFTDDSMSILTFTEDFKDEDLMNQVAEKAKEVLSAKNIVFCFNRKKGEISASGEAIAIRGNVYLIEEVWGKKFKIPFDGFFQPNPKEFIKILEFIRSKIKPAENLADLFCGSGFFSILFGEKFSRILGIDIVPSSVSAGEEFLQEVFPDKKIEFLAFDLFHKKGLEKMSSANLPWKDSVVIADPPRSGLSPELCTFLNSNPVSQLIYISCNPENLLRDARLLEESYQMEEFLLCDPFPQTPHLEAVSIFSPKNR; encoded by the coding sequence ATGTTTGATCAGGAACCTTTCGGAGTTTTAGAAATCGAGAACCTTCTTCCTAACCTAAGAGGAGAAGGTACATTAGGAAAAAGAAAAATAGAAATCCCTTATTCTCTCCCGGGAGACGTATATGATGTATACAAATTCGGAAAAAGAAAAGTTTTCTATAAATGGAACCCTACCCATTTAGAAACGAGGGTTTCTTCTCCGTTATGCCCAAGTTTCGGAGAATGTGGAGGATGCTCAGGTCAACACCTGCCCTATCCGGAACAATTCAAATTAACATCAGAGCCAATCCTAAAAGGATTAGAAAATTTCAATCCGATTCACAAAGGAGTTTCTCCTGCGGATTCTTCTTATTCTTACCGAAATCGTATGGACTTTGCAGTTTTCCCAGGGCGGGTCGTCGGCTTAAGAATGTCGGGAAATTTTAGAAGGATTGTACCTATAGGGAACTGTTCGATCCAAACAGACTGGGCAAATTCTGAAATGCCTTTATTCCAAAAACTTTTGGAATCTTTTCCTGAATTGGAATATGATCGCAAAAAGGAAACAGGTTATCTAAAATATTTCACTCTTCGCAAATCAGTTTTTACCGACGACTCCATGAGTATCCTCACATTCACAGAAGACTTCAAGGACGAAGATCTGATGAACCAAGTTGCGGAAAAAGCGAAAGAAGTCCTAAGCGCTAAAAACATAGTCTTTTGTTTTAACCGCAAAAAGGGAGAAATTTCCGCCTCAGGAGAAGCGATTGCGATCAGAGGAAATGTTTATCTGATAGAAGAAGTATGGGGTAAAAAATTCAAAATTCCCTTTGATGGATTCTTCCAGCCGAATCCGAAAGAGTTCATTAAAATTTTAGAATTTATTAGATCTAAGATCAAACCCGCGGAGAATTTAGCGGACCTTTTCTGCGGGAGCGGATTTTTCTCCATTCTATTCGGAGAAAAATTTTCCAGGATCCTAGGAATTGATATCGTGCCTTCTTCCGTATCAGCAGGTGAGGAGTTCCTACAAGAAGTGTTCCCGGACAAAAAGATAGAATTTCTGGCCTTTGATCTTTTCCATAAAAAAGGTCTGGAGAAAATGTCCTCCGCAAATCTACCTTGGAAAGATTCTGTAGTGATTGCCGACCCTCCCAGAAGCGGCCTTTCTCCTGAATTATGTACCTTCTTAAATTCTAATCCTGTTTCCCAGCTGATCTATATTTCCTGCAATCCGGAAAATCTCTTAAGAGACGCCCGCCTTTTGGAAGAATCCTACCAAATGGAGGAGTTCCTACTTTGCGATCCATTCCCTCAGACTCCTCATTTGGAAGCAGTATCCATCTTCTCCCCTAAAAATCGCTGA
- a CDS encoding SpoIID/LytB domain-containing protein: protein MKRLSIIILSFLILAVWGCNTVIIRPWNSPNALKTSEKIRVFLGKAESDLMIKADGVIFVYDVNDLLIKRAYDAVSLDAKKLKAPIRFVADNPGLEYKGRKFRGEILLQPDKNGNVLLINRVPLEEYLYSVVPSEVPAGWPTEALKAQAICSRTYAIREILNKKDTAYDVESTVNSQAYSGMTKENPRTTQAVRDTEGVLAVYEDDPIHMFFHSNSGGRTETPDQVWGGKRLPYLESVASRFDEAGDNFVWKEILNQDKMDQTLSSLGVGSIQSIQVLSRTPSGRVDLLEVIGKQGTSKIKGKEFRSLLGTSVKSLRFGIKRESEGFLIKGMGAGHGVGLSQWGSFGMAKQNFTYAEIIRHYYQGIEFARITR from the coding sequence ATGAAACGACTTTCTATCATCATTCTATCATTTTTAATTTTGGCGGTTTGGGGCTGTAATACCGTCATTATCCGGCCTTGGAATTCTCCGAACGCTCTCAAAACTTCTGAAAAGATCCGGGTCTTTTTAGGAAAGGCCGAATCAGACCTAATGATCAAAGCGGACGGAGTGATTTTCGTATATGATGTGAACGATCTTCTGATCAAACGTGCTTACGATGCGGTTTCTTTGGACGCGAAAAAATTGAAAGCACCTATCCGTTTCGTAGCGGACAATCCAGGTTTGGAATATAAGGGAAGAAAGTTCAGAGGGGAAATTTTACTCCAACCTGATAAAAATGGTAACGTTCTACTCATCAATCGAGTTCCTTTGGAAGAATATTTATATTCTGTCGTTCCTTCCGAAGTTCCTGCAGGCTGGCCGACCGAGGCTTTAAAAGCACAGGCGATCTGTTCCAGGACTTATGCAATCAGAGAGATCCTGAACAAAAAAGATACCGCTTATGATGTGGAGTCCACTGTGAACTCACAAGCATACTCAGGCATGACGAAAGAAAATCCAAGAACCACCCAAGCTGTTCGTGATACGGAAGGTGTTCTTGCAGTTTACGAAGATGATCCTATTCATATGTTCTTTCATTCCAATAGTGGCGGAAGAACGGAAACTCCTGACCAAGTTTGGGGTGGCAAAAGACTTCCTTACTTGGAATCCGTAGCGTCCAGATTTGATGAGGCCGGAGACAATTTTGTTTGGAAAGAAATTTTAAACCAAGATAAAATGGACCAGACTCTTTCGTCCTTAGGCGTTGGTTCTATCCAATCCATCCAAGTTCTTTCTAGAACTCCTTCCGGCAGAGTGGATCTTTTGGAAGTCATCGGTAAACAAGGCACTTCTAAAATAAAAGGGAAGGAATTCCGCAGCTTGCTCGGAACTTCCGTCAAGTCTCTTCGTTTCGGTATCAAAAGAGAAAGTGAAGGATTTTTGATCAAGGGTATGGGTGCAGGCCATGGAGTTGGCTTAAGCCAATGGGGAAGTTTCGGAATGGCTAAGCAGAATTTTACCTACGCAGAGATCATCCGTCATTATTACCAAGGAATTGAGTTTGCGAGGATTACTAGGTAA